A window of the Eretmochelys imbricata isolate rEreImb1 chromosome 7, rEreImb1.hap1, whole genome shotgun sequence genome harbors these coding sequences:
- the LOC144268259 gene encoding heparan sulfate glucosamine 3-O-sulfotransferase 1-like: MAFLLVSAYLLLTHTQGAPVENGALLETLKSQVGFFNNKSEHYSAQVRPPGTNRRIPQTIIVGVRKGGTRALLEMLDIHPNIVVATTEVHFFDWDENYVKGIDWYRSLMPFSYENQITIEKTPGYFTSPQAPERIHDMNSSIKLLLILRDPTERVISDYTQVYYNRLESHKRVQPFEEIVIKNGALNTKYKAIQRSLYDIHMEKWLKHFNLDQIHIVDGNTLIKDPLPELQKVETFLNLPSRIMSSNFYFNQTKGFYCIRSDGRERCLHESKGRPHPVVNNTVLEQLYSYFREHNAKFYRMVNHSFDWH, encoded by the coding sequence AtggccttcctcctggtgtcaGCTTATCTTTTGCTGACTCACACTCAGGGTGCTCCTGTTGAGAATGGGGCACTGCTGGAGACACTGAAGTCGCAAGTAGGATTTTTCAATAATAAAAGTGAACACTACTCTGCACAGGTGAGACCTCCTGGCACAAACCGACGAATACCTCAGACGATCATTGTAGGAGTTCGAAAAGGAGGGACCAGGGCCTTATTGGAAATGTTGGATATTCATCCTAATATTGTGGTAGCAACTACAGAAGTCCACTTCTTTGACTGGGATGAGAATTATGTTAAAGGAATAGACTGGTATAGGAGTCTGATGCCATTTTCTTATGAAAATCAAATTACTATTGAGAAAACACCAGGCTATTTTACCTCACCACAGGCTCCAGAAAGAATTCATGACATGAATAGCTCTATTAAATTGCTTCTCATTCTAAGAGACCCCACTGAGAGAGTAATATCTGATTATACCCAAGTATATTACAACAGACTAGAAAGCCACAAGCGTGTTCAGCCCTTTGAAGAAATTGTTATTAAAAATGGAGCACTTAATACCAAATATAAAGCTATTCAGAGAAGTCTCTATGATATCCATATGGAAAAGTGGCTTAAGCATTTCAACTTAGATCAGATTCACATAGTGGATGGCAATACTTTAATCAAGGACCCTCTTCCTGAgttacaaaaagtagaaacattTCTTAATCTTCCTTCCAGAATTATGTcttcaaatttttattttaaccaaACCAAGGGGTTCTATTGCATTAGAAGTGATGGAAGAGAGAGATGTTTACATGAATCCAAAGGGCGCCCCCACCCTGTTGTCAACAACACTGTTTTAGAGCAACTTTACTCTTACTTCAGAGAGCACAATGCAAAATTTTACAGAATGGTTAATCATTCGTTTGACTGGCATTAA